The genomic region GAAAAGAGGTGATTGTTAAGCTGCTTTTTCCTTCTGGGGCAACACAAACTCTAGCCATTTTTCTGACCACTCTTGACTCACCATGCTGGCTCGAATTTGCAAAACATTGTGTGCTCCTTCTCGAGTCCATTGCATTTTCTGTTTCCGCTTGTGTCTGGCATTGATGATGGAATCGATATGGGATTCTGCCACTTGACTGGTGAATACTAGATTGGCTTTCTGCCGCTGGTCATAATTTACCAGATAATCCAAATTGTTTTCCAGATAATCATGCAATCCCTGAAGCTTAGACCGTTTGTTTTCATCAGTGATGTGGTCGCGGATTAAGGCGATTTTTCGCAGAGTCTCTTCTGCTTCTCCATGCCAGAGAGTCCACTTCGCATTTTCAATGGATTCGCTGCAGGCTTCACCTAAAGCATTTTTGAGATTTTGGAATTTTTTGGCAATGTGAAACCAGTCCAAAATCGGTTCTATGGTTTGGCAATCAGGTTCTAGGACAGAAATGACAGACCAGCAGTTATGCGCACCATCGGCTATTGCAGTCACACGCGTTTGCTGACTTAGCCCCTGTTTCAGTGCTGCATGGTACAGGTACGTCTTGATGGTTTTCAGGTCGTCATCAAGGGCAGAAACCACACAACTTTTATCAGTAATTTGCTGATGGTGTTGATCGACATACTCCAGACTGCTCGGTCGATAGATGACAGCAGACAGAGCTTCAAAGCTCCGTTTGCCTTTGTCTTTGGTAGGAATATGACCACCATCAACTTGCACAATCAACTTCTCAGCAGGGACAGAAATCTCCTCTCTTGTCGGAGGTTTCTGATTCTTATGAGATAGCCGCTCTCCCACAGAGTTGGAGATGTGTTGAATCTGGACGTGGTTATTGACACTGCGACGTTGATAGTTGAGTTTCCCGAGGTTGTCCTCTGCCTGGCGGTAACTATGCAATGCCCCTTGCTCACATTGCAATTTCACTAACTCAGGATGGGTATCGCTGCCAAACACCGTGCTCGTGGTCGGTGTACTCTGCCAATTACAATTGGAGTTTTTGCAGCAATGCTTTTGAATGCGCAACTTGTGGTCGCTGAAAACAGCATGAAAGTTGGACGACATAAATCCGTTTTTGGAGAGTTTTGCTCCACACTGGGGGCAGGCATCGAATCCTGAATCGATTAAGGGAGATTGCTCAGCTAAGAACGCGTTTTGCACTTTAGTCAGCAGAGAAATCTGCTCTTGATGTCGCAGGCCTAAGTCTAGGATTGATTTCGGCTTTTTAATGTCGTAGATTTTGATGGTGTCTCGCTTGATAACTTTTTGGTTGGAGACAGCAACTTTTTCGACAACCACCCGGAATTCGTAATCCATTACCAAAACTTCCCACTTGTATCCTGTGAGAATAAGATACTATGAAAACCCAAATTTCACAATAAATATTTACGCTTCCGGGTGTGACTGTAATTGATGCAGGCTACGGTAATAACACGCCTTTTCTCAAGCAGTTGGAGTCGAGAAACCTAACTTACGTGGCAGCAATCGCCAAAAACCGCCAAGTTACTGCTCAAACATCAGGTGATGAGTCTGCTCGTAAGCAGGGATTAGAAGCTATTGCTCAAACCTTGGCAGTGGAGCAGTTCACACCTGTGCAACTCAATCTGGAGCAGCCCCGGACAGTTTGGGTGGCGCTGTTACCAGTTCACGTTCCGAAGCTCGAAGGCACTCGCTGGCTGGCGATTCAACTCAATGCCTCTAGTTTCGAGCAAGCGACGGAGGTGGATTACTTTCTCACCAATGCCTCTGACAACCAAGTCAGTGCGGCTTGGGTAGCTCAAACATATTCTGCTCGCAACTGGGTGGAGGTCTTCTATCGAGAAGCCAAGGGCTGGTTGGGTTTGAGTGAGTATCAAGTTCGGGATGCTCTGAGTATGAAGCGTCATTGGGTTTTAGTGTTCATCGCTTACACCTTCATCCTTTGGCATCAGTTGACCGGCGGATTCCGCAGACGTTGGGCAACCAAACCCTTACAAACCTTTGCCGAAGCATTGGAGGCATTCCGCACCGCAGTCGAGTTTCGTTTGGTCCGCTGGCTTAATGAGCATGTTGATGTATTTGCCTCTCACAGAGCTAAGTTCGGCTATATTTGGGCTTAGAAAGTTTTAAAGTCCCAATATTAGTCCTGTAGCTCATGGCTCTCCTCCTCGGTCAGTTTCATTTGACCAACTAGCAGTTGAGTCAGCAGCCAGAGCAGGCGTTGGCGATTTGCAACTGGTAACTGTAGCCACAAGTGAGCTACTGTTGGCGGACTAGACGGGGGGGACTTCTCGCTTTGGCATACCGCACCTTCCTGAGTACCTAAATCTGCGGTTACTTGGTATCGTGCGACTAACGCTACCAACCCTAATAACCCTTCTATACTGACGATAGCTGAAGAATTTTGTTTATGGTTTATGTCGGTATTGCGCTTGGGTAATCGAGCGAACTTTTGGCTGGCTGAATCGATTTCGACGGTTGAGTAAAGATGATGAGGTGTATTCAGCGGTGAGTGAAGCCATGATTTATGGTTCTTTGCTTCGTCTCATGGTTAGGCGATTAGCTGCTTAATATTTACTTTACGAATCAGCTCTAAGAGACAGTTGGGAGTCTGCGCTTTCAATTCGTGCGCTTTCACGTCCGAGGTTCCCTACTCCCTACTCCCTGCTCCCTGCTCCCTTTGAATTTTGACTTTTAACTTTTGACTTCCTTAACAGCCGGATATTGTTGCAACACCTGCTTTAAATATTGTCCTGTGTAAGAACGAGGATTTTTTGCTATTAGTTCCGGCGTTCCAACAGCAATAATTTCTCCTCCCTTATCTCCTCCTTCTGGTCCCAAATCTATCACCCAATCGCTACAACGAATTACATCTAAGTTATGTTCGATGACAATAATAGAATTACCTTTGTCTACCAATCTTTGCAGAACATCGAGTAATTTATGCACGTCGTAAAATGATAAACCTGTCGTTGGTTCGTCAATTAAATACAGAGTTTTTCCAGTGGCGCGACGCGATAATTCTGAAGCAAGCTTAACCCGCTGTGCCTCTCCCCCCGATAATGTAGTTGCAGGTTGCCCCAGGTGCATATATCCCAAACCAACATCAAGTAAAGTTTGCAGTTTATTAAATGCTTTAGGAATATTTTGAAAGAAATCTACGCCCTCTTCTACAGTCATGTTTAAAACATCGGCGATCGATTTATCTTTATACTTGACTTGGAGAGTTTCGCGGTTATATCGCGCCCCTTTGCAAATTTCGCATTGCACGTAAACGTCGGGTAAAAAATTCATTTCAATCACGTTTACGCCTTGTCCGCCACAAGCCTCGCAGCGCCCCCCTTTGACGTTAAAAGAGAATTGCCCTGGTTTATAACCCCTAGCTTTTGCTTCAATAGTTTGGGAAAATACTTCTCGAATCGCATCGAAAACACCCGTGTATGTAGCTGGGTTAGAACGAGGAGTGCGTCCGATGGGAGATTGATCGATCACGATCGCTTTATCAACTGCATTTAAGCCCTTCATTTCCTCTAAGTCTTTGGGGAAGGGAACTTTGCGCGTCAGGTGATGTTGTAAAGCGGGGTAGAGTAACTCGTTAATTAAGGTAGATTTTCCCGAACCGGATACTCCCGTAATCGAAACGAGTTTCCCTAAAGGGATTTCTACGTCGATATTTTTCAGGTTGTTGCGGTAGGCATTTTTAATAACTAACTCTCGTCCATTACCCTCCCGGCGTTGGGCGGGAGTTTGAATCACTCGCCTTCCCGATAAATATGCCCCAGTTAAAGATTCCGGTGCAGCGAGTAAAGCTGGTAAATTCCCTTGGGCGACAATATTTCCCCCGTGGACTCCCGCCCCTACACCAATATCTACTAAATGATCGGCGGCGCGGATGGTTTCTTCGTCATGTTCGACGACAATTAATGTATTGCCCAAGTCTCGCAGTCTGGTTAAAGTTTGCAGCAAGCGCCCGTTATCCCGTTGGTGTAAGCCGATGCTGGGTTCGTCAAGAACGTAGAGTACTCCTGTCAAACCGGAACCGATTTGAGTAGCGAGGCGGATGCGTTGGGCTTCTCCCCCTGAAAGCGTCATGGCGGGACGGTCTAAGGTGAGGTAATCTAAACCGACATCGAGGAGAAATTGCAATCTGGCTTTGATTTCGCGCAACACCAAATCGGCAATTTGCATTTGGCGATCGCTCAGTGTAATACTACCAATTCTCTGATGGCATTCTCGAATGGAGACGCTGGTAAGATCGAGGATGTGATATTGTCCCAGACGCACGGCTAAGGCTTCCGGTTTCAACCGCTTGCCATGACATACAGGACAAGGCTGTTGCACGACATACTGTTCTAACTTTTGTTTGATTAATTCAGAACTCGCTTCATCAAACTGGCGCTGGAGGATGGGAATAACCCCAGCGTAACGCCGATAATCTTTACGTTCTTCAATCCAAACGGGTTGGTCGCTACCGTATAAAATTGTTTGCTGCTGTTCTGAAGTTAGCTGATTCCAGCGGGTTTGAATTTCAAATCCAAAAGCTTTTCCTAAGCTGTAGAGTAAAGAAAGGTAGTAGGAGTTATCCTTTTCCGACCAAGGGGCGATCGCAGCATAGACCGATTGACTCGGATCGGGTACGACTAATTCAGGTGAGAAAGTTTGCATACTCCCCAAGCCGTGACAGTGAGGACAAGCCCCATAGGGAGAGTTGAAAGAAAATAGACGCGGCGATAACTCTTCCATTACCCCGCCGTGTTCGGGACAGGCGAAGTTTTCGGAAAATAATAATTCTTTTTCCCTTCCCCTATCCTTCTCTTCGACTTGATAGGCACTCGCCCCTTCTGCCACTTTTGCCTGTAAAGTGGGATGAATTAATATATTACCCCCTCGCTCCTCGCTTCTCGCTCCTCGCCCCTCTTCCACGTCCAATAAATCGATAACAGCAATCCCTTCCGAACGCCGCAGACAGGTGGTGAGGGAGTCAGTCAACCTCTCTTCCATCCCTGGCTTTTTAATCAAGCGATCGATCACGACTTCAATATTGTGCGCTTGATTTTTATCCAATTCAATCGAATCGCTGAGTTCCCGCACTTCGCCATTAATGCGGACGCGGACGAATCCTTCCGAAGCTAGACTTGAGAGTAACTTTTTGTGCGTCCCTTTTTTACCCCGCACGACGGGTGCTAAAATTTGAAATTTAGTTCTATCGGGTAATTCCATGATGCGATCGCACATTTCATCGATTGTTTGAGGCGCAATCGAGCGATCGCAGATCGGGCAATGCGGTTTACCCGCTCGTCCGTATAATAAGCGTAAATAGTCGTAAATTTCCGTTACCGTCCCCACCGTAGAACGGGGGTTGTGGGAAGTCGATTTTTGATCGATGGAAATTGCCGGACTCAAGCCTTCAATTGCTTCCACATCTGGCTTATCAACTTGCCCTAAAAATTGTCTTGCATAGGCACTGAGAGACTCTACGTAGCGCCGCTGTCCTTCAGCAAAGATAGTATCGAAGGCGAGGGAAGACTTACCGGAACCGGAAACCCCCGTAAACACGATCAGGCGATCGCGGGGTAGTTCTAAGCTAATATTTTTGAGATTATGCTGTCTCGCGCCGCGAATGCGGATGGTATTTTGGCTATTTGGGTTGGAAGTATCTGCATGATGCCCGTTTGCAGATTCAGTGACTTCAATCTTTGCATCGGGACGGTAATTCATGAGGGCAAGGCGAAAGAGTCCGTTGACGATTTTAACGATTTTCCGACTGTTTTTGCTATTCAGTTATCATCTGATTTCGCTTACTAGCCTCTCGTCCGTAAATAAGGTAGCCTTGCTAAAGAGTTTTTCGCGGGGGGTTGGGGTAAGGTTATGAGTGCGGTCGTGAAGCCTTTTTCGGTAATGGGGCTACCAGTCCATCTCATCGATGATTATACGGCTTGGTTGCGATCGCGCATCCAGCAGCAACTCGGTACTCATGTCGTAACGCTTAATGCGGAAATGAGTATGCAAGCCGAACAGAACCCTGCTTTAAGCAACGCTATTCAGCAAGCAGAGTTGGTGATTCCCGATGGTGCGGGGGTGGTACTCTACCTAAAATTACTATTTCACCAACAGGTACAGCGATGTCCTGGGATTGAATTGGCAGAGTCTCTATTGCAGAATACCCAGGCGCGGGTATTTTTCTATGGTGGTGCGCCTGGAGTAGCAGCCAAAGCCGCCGAGATGTGGCGACAAAAAGTCCCAGATTTAAAGATTGTTGGTACGCAGCACGGATACATTTCCCCAGAAGAGGCGGAACAATTTCAGCAAAGCCTCAGTCAACTCCAACCTCAATTGATTTTGGTGGGTTTGGGAGTGCCACGTCAAGAATTATGGATTGCGCAAAATCGTTATTTGTGTCCTAATGCGACTTGGATTGGTGTTGGTGGTAGCTTTGATATTTGGGCAGGAACGAAATCAAGAGCGCCTGCATGGTTGGCAAATAATAATTTGGAATGGCTTTACCGTCTCTATCAAGAACCCTGGCGCTGGCGGCGGATGCTGGCTTTACCTCAGTTTGCAGGTAAGGCAATTGTTTATCGCTTAACTCATTGATATCGACCTCAAGCAATTCTATGCACGGTGTATTTCAATTGCGAAAATCTTATTTTAGTAAAAAAGCTATTTTTTCTCTCTTTTCTTCTCAAAAGCTACCATATATAATTATTGGCTTTGGGATTTTGGTACGGCTAGTTCAATATGTATTTAATCGTTCTTTGTGGAATGATGAAGCTGCACTAGCATTAAATATCATCAATCGCTCGTATTTAGAATTGCTACAACCTTTAGATTACAGCCAAGGCGCACCTATTGGCTTTTTGATGGTAGAAAAGTTAGCGGTGCAGGTGTTTGGGAACAATGAATATGCTTTAAGATTATTTCCTTTTTTAGCCGCGATCGCCAGTTTATTTGTTTTTTACGAATTAGCTAAAAAATGCTTGCAGTCTCGTCTAGCTGCAATTGTTGCTCTCACTCTTTTTGCTACAGTACATATTTGGCTTCAGTTTGCTACAGAAACGAAACAATACTCTAGCGATGTGGCGATCGCAGTCATACTATCTTTTATTTTAATTGGCATAGAGCGACAGCAAATTAAACTAAGACAAATCTTAAAATTTGGCTTTATCGGCGCTGTTGCAGTTTGGTTTTCTCACCCGGCTGTCTTTGTCTTAGCTGGGATAGGGACGAGCTATTTATTCATAAGTTTATTTCAACAGAAATTTTCATTGAGTTTAAAGCTGTTAACTATCTATTCTATTTGGGTATTCAGTTTTGGTCTTTCATACTTTATTTCATTACGCAACATAGCCAGCAATCAATCTTTATTTAAATCTTGGGCGGGACGCGGTACATTTCCTACATCGGTTTGGGATTTCGGCTGGTTGTTTAATGCTTTTATAGAATTTTTTCACATTCCGTTAGGACTTCCCGATATTTTTCTAGGAATTGCGATTCTGGCGTTCTTATCTGGTTGTATCTCACTCTGGGTTCAAAACAAAGCAATTTTACTGACATTGTTGGCTCCCATCTTAGTAACTTTTTTCGCAGCTTATTTACAAAAATATCCATTTAGCGGCAGGCTAGTCATATTTTTAATTCCTTTTTTTATCCTTTTCATTGCAGAAGGAACAGTGGCAATTCGACAGATAAGCCATCATCGAGTTTTGAGGAAAATCAGTACTCTGATTTTGATCTTGCTTCTCGTCCCCCCGATAGGAACTGCTGCTTATCTCATCTTCGATCCTTATACTAAACAAGAAATTAAACCCGTTCTTGCCTATATGAGAAGTCATCAGCAACCAAGAGATACTATATATATTTACGAACGCGCTGAATATCAATTTAAATATTATGCGAATTGGTATGGATATCAGGAAGGAGATTATATTTTAGGGATAGACGATCTCGATCGTCAAGATGGACAAGGTATTTCAGCAGCAGAATGGCGGCGATATACTAGCGATTTCAATAAGTTACGCGGTAAGCAAAGAGTATGGATCTTATTATCCCACTTGCGGCGCTGGGAAGATGAGCAAGAAAGAGTTTTAGCTTATCTTGATGGTATCGGTAAACGTGTTGATACTTTTGAGAAGGAAGGCTCTTTTGTATATTTGTATGATTTTAATTAGCCAGCAAGTAGATATGTCACACTGCGATCGCCTCAACGATAATCTAGTAAGATAATTCTCATGAAGTATGACTTACCATTGACTAGATGGCAATTGTTAATTATCAGTTGTCTAGTTATCGGTATATTTTTTCGATTTCTCTATATCGATCGCAAAGTTTATTGGTACGATGAAGTTTTCACTTCATTTCGTATTTTTGGCTACACGGAAGCAGAAGTCATTCAACAAGTTTCTCGTCATCCGGTTGTGAGTTTAGAAGATTTACAACGGTATCAGCATGACGCTGGTAGAAACTTATTAGACACGATAAAATCTTTGGCTACGGAAGATTTTCAGCATCCTCCGCTGTATTACGCGATCGCTCATTTTTGGATAAAATGGTTGGGCGATTCAATTGCTGCAATTAGAGGTTTATCGGCTCTGATTAGCGTGCTTGTTTTTCCTAGTATCTACTGGCTGTGTAGAGAATTATTTCCATCACCCTCGGTTGCTTGGGTTTCTATGGCGCTAGTCGCAGTCTCGCCATTTCATGTTTTAATGGCTCAGGAAGCACGTCAGTATAGTTTGTGGACAGTGGTAATTTTACTATCAAGTGCGTCTGTACTACGCGCTATTCGTCTCAGCAGTAAACTAAGTTGGAGACTGTACGCAATTAGTCTCATTGTAGGATTATATACATTTTTATTTACTGGTTTAGTCGCGATCGCTCACGGACTATATTTATTTAGCTTAAAGACAAAGTTGCGATTTAGCAAAGCAGTCTCTGCTTATTTTATCGCCTTTACTACCGCGATCGCAGCTTTTATCCCATGGATGATTATTGTTGTCAGCAATTTTTCTGAGATTAACAGTAATGTCAATAAGGATGAAGCTATACCCCTTCTCAGTTTAGTGAAAACCTGGGTTTTCAACTTAAGTTATATTTTTTTTGATATTTGGGGACAGTCAAGTTTAGAATCTAAACTGGAGCTAACGCATTTTATCGTTTTGCCATTTTTATGGCTGACAGGATACTCTCTCTATTTTCTGTATCGGACAACAACTAAGCAAGTCTCATTATTTATCCTATTATCGATCGCAGTACCAACTATACCCCTAATTTTACCAGATTTGATTTTAGGAGGACAGCGATCGCTGACGATGCGCTATCTCATTCCGACTTATTTAGGGATTCAAGTTGCTGTTGCTTATTTGCTAGCTACTAAACTCTCGTCAAACGGTGTCAAACAGCAAAAATTGTGGCGGTTGCTAGTACTCGTGCTATTAACTTCTGGTATTCTATCCTGTGTAATTAGCGCTCGAACAGAAACTTGGTGGACGAAAGGTAATAGTGCTGAAAATCCTCAAGTTGCTCAAATAATAAATGGGGTAAATCGCCCATTTTTAATCAGCGATACTAAAATTGGCAGAATTATATCTTTAAGCTATTTGCTAGAACCAAAGGTTCAATTTCAGCTCAAACCCAAATGCCACACTTGCCAACTTGATTCTACATCAAATCTATCCTTTGATTCCAAGTTTTCTGCTAGCTACAGCAACATATTTTTATACAAGCCTTCAGATGAAATGCTCGATAAGTTTAATCAAATACAGAATTATACAACAAAACTGGTTTACGAACCCGCTCGTCTCTGGAGGTTGAGCCAAAATAAATCGACTTCCCTAAATTAGATATAGCAATTACTGTGGCGATCGCAACTTTTATTTATCCAAATTTATGCAAACTAGTATAAAAAAATTTAAGAAACTTCATCCAAGAAAATTGACTGCATTCAGTCTAGATAGAATCTCATTCGTCATTATCGGCTTTGGTATCCTAGTCAGGCTAGTTCAATATCTGTTTAATCGTTCTTTGTGGAATGACGAAGCCGCACTAGCTTTAAATATTGTCAATCGCTCGTATTTAGAATTGCTACAGCCTTTAGATTATAACCAAGGCGCACCCATTGGCTTTTTAATGGTAGAAAAGCTAGCAGTTCAGTTATTCGGTAACAACGAGTATGCCTTAAGACTCTTTCCTTTAATTTCGAGTATTGCTGCCTTATTATTATTTTACCAGCTTGCCAAAAGATGTTTGCAAAAACCAGCTATCCCCATTGCTTTAACTCTCTTTGCTGGTTTAGAGTATTTGCTTTATTTTGCTTCTGAAGTTAAGCAGTATTCGACTGATGTGGTAGTTGCTATACTTGGCGCTACAATTGGAGTCTCTTTGAATCAGAAAAAGATCGAGTCTTCTCAAGTCATAACATATGCAATAGGAGGTGCGATCGCAGTTTGGTTTTCACATCCAGCAATTTTTGTTTTAGCCGGTGTGGGAATATATCATATATTAGCTAATTGGAGGCAAAAAAATAAAAATAAGTTAATTATAGTATTGACAGTAACTTCAATTTGGTTGTTAAGTTTTGCTAGCTTGTATTTTCTATCTTTGAGAAATTTAGGTGAAAGTGCATATTTATTGCGATCGTGGACAAATAAGTATGCTTTTCCTACCTCAGCCTTTGATATTAACTGGTCGTATTTAAGATATATCAAATTATTCAAAGATCCTTTAGGTTTTCCCGAACCTTGGGTGATTGTTCCTCGTTTAGTTTGTCTAGCTGGATTTATCTCACTGTGGTATCGGAAAAGAGAAATCCTATTTATTCTAATTTCTCCTTTTTAGTGACGTTGCTTGCAGGATATCTGCAAAATATCCTTTCCACAGTCGCTTAGTTGTTTTTAACTCCCTTTTTATTTTAGGAATTGCGGAAGGAAGCTATTTTATTTGGCAGAAAACTTGTAGAAACAAATTTACTGCTGCTATCGGTATTTTAATTCTTAGCTTGCTACTTGCCGTTCCTATAGCTAATGCTAGCCATCGTCTAGTACAGCCACAAACGAAACAAGAAGTCAAGCAAGTTATGAGTTACGTAAAAACTCATCAACATCCAGGAGATATTTTATACATTTATCAAAGAGCTGAATATCAATTTAGATATTATGCTGCAAAATATGGCTACCGTGAGGGTGATTACATTATGGGAATAGACGATCTCGATGAATATGACGGGAAGGGAATGTCAGAACAAGAATGGCAAAGATATCAAAATGATTTCGATAAACTGCGTGGAAATAAAAGGGTGTGGGTAATTTTATCTCACATTACTCACGTTCCAAAGAACAGCAAAGAATTTTAACTTATTTAGATAGTATGGGTCAAAAATTGATGTTTTACAGTTCCCGGTTCGTTTGCGTACTTGTATGATTTTTCGCGAAAGATATAAATGTAAATAACAGACAATTATCCGTGTAAGAATACAAATGAAAATCAATCTAATTCCTTTGAAGAAAAACCTTTTGTCAATAAGTCAGTTTTACTGATTGCTTTTGTTTTGGAATTTCCTACACTCAAAGACCTTTATACTACGACAATCAAACAACTAAATTTTTACATGGACTAGCACAAGCTGGCTATGGTTTTTAGAAAATGATTGGTTTGCAAGTACCATCGATCCTTTACCAGCTTTTACTTTTTAGTTAAGACAACTCATTTATATTTAAATGAATATGCTTTTTATCTTTATTATATAATTATTTTTGGCGTATACATTTACAGCTTGACTGGAATTATTTCATTTATTTTCCCAATCAATATAAATTCTCAAATAGCTATAGATTCTAAAACTAATAGCGATCGCCTAAAATATTTAGTTTTTTTTGCTGTACTAATCGTCCTCCATTCGATCAATATTCAAATTAAAGCTCTCGATTTAGATACAGCTTTAAATGTTCATTATGGAGTTGCAGAACAATACGTTCTTGGACCTTACTTTCAACCCAGTAATTTTGGTGTTTTTATCATTTTCTC from Chroococcidiopsis sp. SAG 2025 harbors:
- a CDS encoding ISKra4 family transposase — protein: MDYEFRVVVEKVAVSNQKVIKRDTIKIYDIKKPKSILDLGLRHQEQISLLTKVQNAFLAEQSPLIDSGFDACPQCGAKLSKNGFMSSNFHAVFSDHKLRIQKHCCKNSNCNWQSTPTTSTVFGSDTHPELVKLQCEQGALHSYRQAEDNLGKLNYQRRSVNNHVQIQHISNSVGERLSHKNQKPPTREEISVPAEKLIVQVDGGHIPTKDKGKRSFEALSAVIYRPSSLEYVDQHHQQITDKSCVVSALDDDLKTIKTYLYHAALKQGLSQQTRVTAIADGAHNCWSVISVLEPDCQTIEPILDWFHIAKKFQNLKNALGEACSESIENAKWTLWHGEAEETLRKIALIRDHITDENKRSKLQGLHDYLENNLDYLVNYDQRQKANLVFTSQVAESHIDSIINARHKRKQKMQWTREGAHNVLQIRASMVSQEWSEKWLEFVLPQKEKAA
- a CDS encoding transposase, which encodes MTVIDAGYGNNTPFLKQLESRNLTYVAAIAKNRQVTAQTSGDESARKQGLEAIAQTLAVEQFTPVQLNLEQPRTVWVALLPVHVPKLEGTRWLAIQLNASSFEQATEVDYFLTNASDNQVSAAWVAQTYSARNWVEVFYREAKGWLGLSEYQVRDALSMKRHWVLVFIAYTFILWHQLTGGFRRRWATKPLQTFAEALEAFRTAVEFRLVRWLNEHVDVFASHRAKFGYIWA
- the uvrA gene encoding excinuclease ABC subunit UvrA; this encodes MNYRPDAKIEVTESANGHHADTSNPNSQNTIRIRGARQHNLKNISLELPRDRLIVFTGVSGSGKSSLAFDTIFAEGQRRYVESLSAYARQFLGQVDKPDVEAIEGLSPAISIDQKSTSHNPRSTVGTVTEIYDYLRLLYGRAGKPHCPICDRSIAPQTIDEMCDRIMELPDRTKFQILAPVVRGKKGTHKKLLSSLASEGFVRVRINGEVRELSDSIELDKNQAHNIEVVIDRLIKKPGMEERLTDSLTTCLRRSEGIAVIDLLDVEEGRGARSEERGGNILIHPTLQAKVAEGASAYQVEEKDRGREKELLFSENFACPEHGGVMEELSPRLFSFNSPYGACPHCHGLGSMQTFSPELVVPDPSQSVYAAIAPWSEKDNSYYLSLLYSLGKAFGFEIQTRWNQLTSEQQQTILYGSDQPVWIEERKDYRRYAGVIPILQRQFDEASSELIKQKLEQYVVQQPCPVCHGKRLKPEALAVRLGQYHILDLTSVSIRECHQRIGSITLSDRQMQIADLVLREIKARLQFLLDVGLDYLTLDRPAMTLSGGEAQRIRLATQIGSGLTGVLYVLDEPSIGLHQRDNGRLLQTLTRLRDLGNTLIVVEHDEETIRAADHLVDIGVGAGVHGGNIVAQGNLPALLAAPESLTGAYLSGRRVIQTPAQRREGNGRELVIKNAYRNNLKNIDVEIPLGKLVSITGVSGSGKSTLINELLYPALQHHLTRKVPFPKDLEEMKGLNAVDKAIVIDQSPIGRTPRSNPATYTGVFDAIREVFSQTIEAKARGYKPGQFSFNVKGGRCEACGGQGVNVIEMNFLPDVYVQCEICKGARYNRETLQVKYKDKSIADVLNMTVEEGVDFFQNIPKAFNKLQTLLDVGLGYMHLGQPATTLSGGEAQRVKLASELSRRATGKTLYLIDEPTTGLSFYDVHKLLDVLQRLVDKGNSIIVIEHNLDVIRCSDWVIDLGPEGGDKGGEIIAVGTPELIAKNPRSYTGQYLKQVLQQYPAVKEVKS
- a CDS encoding WecB/TagA/CpsF family glycosyltransferase translates to MSAVVKPFSVMGLPVHLIDDYTAWLRSRIQQQLGTHVVTLNAEMSMQAEQNPALSNAIQQAELVIPDGAGVVLYLKLLFHQQVQRCPGIELAESLLQNTQARVFFYGGAPGVAAKAAEMWRQKVPDLKIVGTQHGYISPEEAEQFQQSLSQLQPQLILVGLGVPRQELWIAQNRYLCPNATWIGVGGSFDIWAGTKSRAPAWLANNNLEWLYRLYQEPWRWRRMLALPQFAGKAIVYRLTH
- a CDS encoding glycosyltransferase family 39 protein; this encodes MHGVFQLRKSYFSKKAIFSLFSSQKLPYIIIGFGILVRLVQYVFNRSLWNDEAALALNIINRSYLELLQPLDYSQGAPIGFLMVEKLAVQVFGNNEYALRLFPFLAAIASLFVFYELAKKCLQSRLAAIVALTLFATVHIWLQFATETKQYSSDVAIAVILSFILIGIERQQIKLRQILKFGFIGAVAVWFSHPAVFVLAGIGTSYLFISLFQQKFSLSLKLLTIYSIWVFSFGLSYFISLRNIASNQSLFKSWAGRGTFPTSVWDFGWLFNAFIEFFHIPLGLPDIFLGIAILAFLSGCISLWVQNKAILLTLLAPILVTFFAAYLQKYPFSGRLVIFLIPFFILFIAEGTVAIRQISHHRVLRKISTLILILLLVPPIGTAAYLIFDPYTKQEIKPVLAYMRSHQQPRDTIYIYERAEYQFKYYANWYGYQEGDYILGIDDLDRQDGQGISAAEWRRYTSDFNKLRGKQRVWILLSHLRRWEDEQERVLAYLDGIGKRVDTFEKEGSFVYLYDFN
- a CDS encoding glycosyltransferase family 39 protein produces the protein MKYDLPLTRWQLLIISCLVIGIFFRFLYIDRKVYWYDEVFTSFRIFGYTEAEVIQQVSRHPVVSLEDLQRYQHDAGRNLLDTIKSLATEDFQHPPLYYAIAHFWIKWLGDSIAAIRGLSALISVLVFPSIYWLCRELFPSPSVAWVSMALVAVSPFHVLMAQEARQYSLWTVVILLSSASVLRAIRLSSKLSWRLYAISLIVGLYTFLFTGLVAIAHGLYLFSLKTKLRFSKAVSAYFIAFTTAIAAFIPWMIIVVSNFSEINSNVNKDEAIPLLSLVKTWVFNLSYIFFDIWGQSSLESKLELTHFIVLPFLWLTGYSLYFLYRTTTKQVSLFILLSIAVPTIPLILPDLILGGQRSLTMRYLIPTYLGIQVAVAYLLATKLSSNGVKQQKLWRLLVLVLLTSGILSCVISARTETWWTKGNSAENPQVAQIINGVNRPFLISDTKIGRIISLSYLLEPKVQFQLKPKCHTCQLDSTSNLSFDSKFSASYSNIFLYKPSDEMLDKFNQIQNYTTKLVYEPARLWRLSQNKSTSLN
- a CDS encoding glycosyltransferase family 39 protein; the encoded protein is MTAFSLDRISFVIIGFGILVRLVQYLFNRSLWNDEAALALNIVNRSYLELLQPLDYNQGAPIGFLMVEKLAVQLFGNNEYALRLFPLISSIAALLLFYQLAKRCLQKPAIPIALTLFAGLEYLLYFASEVKQYSTDVVVAILGATIGVSLNQKKIESSQVITYAIGGAIAVWFSHPAIFVLAGVGIYHILANWRQKNKNKLIIVLTVTSIWLLSFASLYFLSLRNLGESAYLLRSWTNKYAFPTSAFDINWSYLRYIKLFKDPLGFPEPWVIVPRLVCLAGFISLWYRKREILFILISPF